Proteins from a genomic interval of Acidimicrobiia bacterium:
- a CDS encoding exopolysaccharide biosynthesis polyprenyl glycosylphosphotransferase, whose translation MRRRFLLSTAAADLAALVVALIAGSYLTFRVAPWQVQLSGGRSITPLAGYFLVGALLGSIASARMWAGAAPRPTYGRGVAIVIFGVAFTALAVIGSASYLSRTFFATTAVVWLIGAIAQRAIRRRRPWTESMLVITHEKGLLDDLRGAQHTDVQQVLDPGSTGELEPPASGVTVVVDLRALLSDRMAQFVSSAALAGIPVRALSTVYEEHTGRMPIVHLAEGWELSTPVTKTAPYIGGKFFMDWLVVMLAIPLAVPLGLLIALSIRLDSPGPVIFRQVRTGRYGSPFTLYKFRTMVLDAEANGPQFASQADPRLTRVGGFLRRFRVDELPQLFNVLKGELALVGPRPEQVPFTDRYSREIPFYEQRHLVRPGVTGWAQVNYGYADDQAEAVDKLTYDLYYVKHMSPWLDLHVLGRSIWTVLSGFGAR comes from the coding sequence ATGCGTAGGAGATTTCTTCTCTCCACGGCCGCAGCCGACCTGGCCGCGCTTGTTGTCGCCCTGATCGCCGGCTCATACCTGACTTTCCGAGTGGCGCCGTGGCAAGTACAGCTAAGCGGAGGACGTTCGATCACGCCCCTGGCGGGGTATTTCCTGGTCGGTGCACTTCTCGGCTCTATTGCGTCGGCCAGAATGTGGGCCGGTGCGGCGCCCCGACCGACCTATGGCCGGGGTGTGGCGATAGTTATTTTTGGCGTTGCGTTCACAGCTTTGGCAGTGATCGGAAGCGCCTCCTATCTGTCGCGTACCTTCTTCGCTACGACCGCCGTCGTATGGCTGATCGGCGCCATCGCTCAGAGGGCCATTCGCCGGCGTCGGCCATGGACAGAGTCGATGCTGGTCATAACCCATGAGAAGGGTCTCCTCGACGATCTCAGAGGCGCCCAACACACTGATGTGCAACAAGTCCTCGACCCTGGCTCGACCGGGGAATTAGAGCCGCCAGCCTCGGGGGTAACCGTCGTGGTCGACCTGCGGGCGTTGTTGTCGGACCGGATGGCACAGTTTGTGTCGTCAGCTGCTCTGGCGGGGATTCCGGTGCGGGCCTTGAGTACCGTCTATGAAGAGCACACCGGGCGGATGCCGATCGTGCATCTGGCCGAAGGCTGGGAGCTATCGACTCCCGTTACCAAGACCGCCCCATATATTGGCGGTAAATTCTTTATGGACTGGCTCGTCGTCATGTTGGCGATCCCGCTGGCCGTTCCGCTTGGATTGCTCATTGCCCTAAGCATCAGGCTGGACTCTCCAGGGCCGGTCATCTTTCGCCAGGTCCGGACCGGGCGGTACGGGTCCCCGTTCACGCTCTACAAATTCCGAACCATGGTGCTGGACGCCGAGGCGAACGGGCCTCAATTCGCCTCCCAGGCAGATCCTCGCCTGACCCGGGTAGGTGGCTTTCTTCGGCGCTTTCGGGTCGACGAGCTGCCTCAGCTGTTCAACGTCTTGAAAGGCGAGCTAGCTCTCGTTGGCCCCCGACCTGAACAGGTTCCGTTCACCGATCGGTACTCTCGTGAGATTCCGTTCTATGAACAGCGGCACCTGGTACGGCCCGGGGTGACCGGGTGGGCTCAGGTCAACTATGGGTATGCGGACGATCAGGCGGAGGCGGTCGACAAGTTGACGTACGATCTGTATTACGTCAAGCACATGTCGCCGTGGCTTGATCTCCACGTGTTGGGCAGGAGCATTTGGACCGTCTTGTCGGGCTTCGGGGCTCGCTGA
- a CDS encoding cob(I)yrinic acid a,c-diamide adenosyltransferase, translated as MKVYTRTGDDGTTGLFYGGRVSKAGLGPDAYGTVDEAVSALGLARAFAEGDLNDEILSLQRQLFVVAAELATDPQNRHKLVPGVSLCTEQMIVDLEAALDRVIAEVGAPEGFMVPGEAPLSAHLDLARSIVRRAERRCVAYADAGQLEGSLVVPFLNRLADYVFMLVRASESSWQPSKQEKT; from the coding sequence GTGAAGGTTTATACGCGCACGGGCGACGACGGGACGACCGGCCTCTTTTATGGAGGCCGGGTATCGAAAGCCGGTCTTGGACCCGATGCCTACGGCACGGTTGACGAAGCGGTTTCGGCGTTGGGATTGGCCAGGGCGTTTGCCGAAGGAGACCTCAACGACGAGATTTTGTCGCTTCAGAGGCAGCTGTTCGTGGTTGCCGCCGAACTGGCGACCGACCCGCAAAATCGCCACAAACTCGTTCCGGGGGTAAGCCTTTGCACGGAGCAAATGATTGTGGACCTGGAGGCTGCCCTTGATCGAGTTATCGCCGAGGTCGGCGCGCCAGAAGGCTTTATGGTCCCGGGAGAAGCTCCATTGTCCGCTCACCTCGACCTGGCCCGATCGATAGTCCGGCGAGCCGAGCGGCGATGTGTCGCCTATGCGGACGCCGGTCAACTTGAAGGATCACTTGTTGTTCCGTTCCTCAATCGGCTTGCGGACTATGTATTCATGCTCGTGAGAGCTAGCGAGTCGAGTTGGCAGCCATCAAAACAGGAGAAAACGTGA
- a CDS encoding leucyl aminopeptidase, whose product MTTTIGSTAQPGVAHAIGVHEGRETSTDQDLFDGLALSQLALLDASGFTGKVSQVVAVPDGDQLLYLVGLGEELDREQLRQAAGWLARSVGRIEEVTTSLHSVGLDGAVQAVVEGFLLGQYEFTEYHASDVAGTASLLLVGDVDDTDVERAASLAMTVTWARDLVNRPPRDKSPQAIVEAFQALAEGLPIDVTVWDVADLERERCGGLLGVNAGSTAPARMLMAEYSPEGATQTLAVVGKGIVFDSGGLNLKSFEFMKTMKSDMAGAAATMAGMVAIARAQILTRVLVYVPLTENMPGGAANRPGDVLTARNGKTMEVLNTDAEGRLVLADGLSLAAEGNPDLLVDIATLTGASHVALGHKYAGLWASSDAAGSLVEAAALRAGERVWRMPLPLDYRKAIDSDVADMKNTGERHGGAIHAALFLKEFAGDGPWVHLDIAGPAWGYDKSGYQSVGGTGFGVSTLVEVASLMEES is encoded by the coding sequence GTGACCACGACGATCGGTTCGACGGCCCAACCCGGGGTAGCTCACGCCATCGGGGTTCACGAAGGTCGGGAAACATCCACCGACCAGGATCTATTTGACGGGCTCGCCCTCAGCCAGTTGGCGTTGCTTGATGCGTCGGGCTTCACGGGAAAGGTATCCCAGGTCGTGGCCGTCCCCGACGGCGACCAGCTTCTCTATTTGGTCGGGCTTGGGGAAGAACTGGACCGGGAACAACTCCGACAGGCGGCCGGTTGGTTGGCGCGGTCGGTTGGGCGGATCGAGGAAGTCACGACGAGTCTGCACTCGGTCGGACTCGACGGGGCGGTCCAAGCGGTCGTTGAAGGCTTTTTGCTGGGTCAGTATGAGTTCACCGAATACCACGCTTCGGATGTCGCCGGAACCGCTTCTCTGCTGCTTGTCGGTGACGTCGACGACACCGATGTCGAACGAGCCGCGTCGTTGGCCATGACAGTGACCTGGGCGCGAGATCTCGTCAATCGTCCCCCGCGCGACAAGTCACCCCAAGCGATCGTTGAAGCGTTCCAGGCGCTTGCGGAAGGCCTTCCAATTGATGTTACCGTTTGGGATGTCGCCGATCTGGAACGGGAACGGTGTGGAGGTCTGCTTGGCGTTAATGCCGGTTCGACCGCTCCCGCCCGGATGTTGATGGCCGAGTATTCGCCAGAAGGGGCCACACAGACCCTGGCAGTCGTCGGGAAGGGCATAGTGTTCGATTCGGGCGGTCTCAACCTCAAGTCGTTTGAATTCATGAAGACGATGAAATCTGACATGGCCGGGGCGGCTGCCACCATGGCGGGAATGGTGGCCATCGCCAGAGCGCAGATTCTCACCAGGGTGTTGGTCTACGTCCCCTTGACCGAGAATATGCCGGGGGGAGCGGCCAACCGGCCAGGTGACGTGCTCACTGCTCGCAACGGCAAGACGATGGAAGTTTTGAATACGGACGCCGAAGGCCGGTTGGTGCTTGCAGATGGATTGTCGCTCGCCGCCGAAGGCAACCCGGATCTTCTAGTCGACATCGCCACCCTGACCGGTGCGTCGCACGTCGCCTTGGGTCACAAGTACGCCGGATTGTGGGCCAGCTCGGACGCCGCAGGTTCTCTCGTCGAGGCGGCCGCATTGCGGGCAGGTGAACGCGTCTGGCGAATGCCGCTGCCGCTCGATTATCGCAAGGCCATCGATTCGGACGTCGCTGACATGAAGAACACCGGTGAGCGCCATGGCGGAGCAATCCACGCGGCCTTGTTCCTCAAAGAGTTTGCCGGCGACGGTCCGTGGGTTCATCTGGACATTGCCGGGCCGGCGTGGGGATATGATAAGTCTGGCTACCAGTCGGTCGGGGGCACCGGGTTCGGGGTCAGTACGCTGGTCGAAGTCGCCAGCCTCATGGAAGAATCCTGA
- a CDS encoding glycosyltransferase family 2 protein, with translation MQPTVSVIIPVRNEPDAIRAAVQSILDQTYPGITEVIVADGMSTDETRLTIEGFADGRIRVVDNVATSTPAGLNCAIRVASGEIIVRCDAHSVLPPDYVALAVQIMGDTGAVNVGGIQRATGTGFIDTAIALAMSNRLGVGDANFHYGGEAGPTDTVYLGVFDKEAVESVGLFDESLIRNQDYELNIRLRQAGGIVYFDPRLAVEYRPRSSLTSLASQYFQYGSWKRVVHRRHPDSIRVRQLAAPVLVLALAASGGLAFTSWWRLAVVIPLIYLLALASATIVTAIKTRRSAALLMPAAIATMHLSWGFGYLSGSIPGRPATPE, from the coding sequence ATGCAGCCAACCGTCTCCGTGATCATCCCGGTTCGCAACGAACCAGACGCCATTCGCGCGGCGGTCCAATCAATCCTGGACCAGACCTATCCAGGGATCACCGAGGTCATCGTTGCCGACGGGATGAGCACGGATGAAACCCGCCTGACAATTGAGGGGTTCGCCGACGGTCGGATCCGGGTGGTCGACAACGTCGCGACCAGCACCCCCGCCGGCCTCAACTGTGCCATCCGGGTGGCAAGCGGGGAGATCATCGTGAGATGCGACGCCCATTCGGTCCTTCCGCCGGACTATGTTGCGCTGGCCGTACAAATCATGGGCGATACCGGAGCCGTCAACGTCGGGGGCATTCAGCGAGCCACCGGAACCGGTTTCATCGACACGGCCATTGCGTTGGCCATGTCGAATCGCCTGGGAGTGGGGGATGCCAATTTCCACTATGGCGGCGAAGCGGGCCCGACCGACACCGTATACCTGGGGGTATTCGATAAAGAAGCTGTCGAGAGCGTTGGGCTCTTCGACGAAAGCCTGATTCGCAACCAGGATTACGAACTCAATATCCGCCTTCGGCAGGCGGGCGGCATCGTGTACTTCGATCCACGCCTGGCGGTCGAATACCGGCCTCGCTCGTCCCTCACATCGCTGGCGAGTCAGTACTTCCAATACGGGTCCTGGAAACGGGTGGTTCACCGTCGCCATCCCGACTCGATCCGAGTCCGGCAGTTGGCCGCACCGGTACTTGTCCTTGCCCTGGCGGCATCGGGCGGCCTCGCCTTTACATCGTGGTGGCGACTGGCAGTCGTAATCCCGCTCATCTACTTGTTGGCCTTGGCCAGTGCGACAATCGTCACCGCGATCAAGACCCGCCGTTCGGCGGCGCTCCTGATGCCGGCTGCCATCGCCACAATGCACCTCAGCTGGGGCTTCGGTTACCTATCAGGATCCATTCCCGGCAGACCGGCCACTCCAGAATAA
- the moeB gene encoding molybdopterin-synthase adenylyltransferase MoeB, with translation MLASARETVGEVKPTDLDEPDVILIDVREPHEVALGSIVGAEKIPRGLLESEVAHLSRTNPIVTFCAVGERSLLAGVTLQSMGFSNVRSLAGGFMAWQADGRPWEIPSSLSVQSVARYSRHIALPEVGLTGQQKLLDARVAIVGAGGLGSPVALYLAAAGVGTIGIFDADRVDISNLQRQVLHGTDRIDLPKVESAERTITNLNPDVTVEAHRVNIVAANAVELLSGFDIIIDGADNFPTRYLINDVSQHLGIPVVHGSIFRFEGQVAVFDPQDGPCYRCLFSNPPPPELAPNCQEAGVLGVLPGVIGCLQATEAIKLILGIGTPLRGRLLTYDALTQETFQLRIAKDPDCQSCGSEPPAIVDYDETCLVH, from the coding sequence ATGCTTGCCTCAGCCAGGGAGACGGTTGGAGAGGTGAAACCAACCGATCTTGACGAACCGGACGTGATCCTGATCGACGTCCGGGAACCTCATGAGGTTGCCCTCGGGAGCATTGTCGGGGCGGAAAAGATTCCCCGCGGCTTGCTCGAGTCCGAAGTCGCCCACCTGTCTCGCACCAACCCGATCGTCACCTTCTGCGCGGTAGGCGAACGATCACTACTGGCGGGGGTGACGCTTCAAAGTATGGGTTTTTCGAACGTCCGCAGTCTCGCCGGAGGGTTCATGGCCTGGCAAGCGGATGGTCGCCCATGGGAGATCCCGTCCAGCCTCTCCGTCCAGAGCGTCGCACGATACAGCCGCCACATCGCCCTTCCCGAAGTGGGCCTCACCGGCCAACAGAAACTATTGGACGCCCGGGTCGCTATCGTAGGGGCCGGTGGCCTTGGATCACCGGTAGCTCTGTACCTTGCCGCCGCCGGGGTAGGAACCATCGGGATTTTTGATGCCGACCGGGTCGACATTTCGAACCTTCAACGCCAGGTACTCCATGGAACAGATCGCATCGACCTACCAAAGGTCGAGTCGGCCGAGCGGACGATCACCAATCTCAATCCGGATGTGACCGTCGAAGCCCATCGAGTCAACATCGTCGCTGCCAATGCGGTCGAGTTGCTCAGCGGGTTCGACATCATCATCGACGGAGCCGACAACTTCCCGACCCGATACCTCATCAACGATGTGTCACAACATCTCGGGATTCCGGTGGTTCACGGATCCATTTTCCGGTTCGAGGGGCAAGTGGCGGTTTTCGACCCGCAAGACGGCCCCTGTTATCGGTGTCTCTTTTCGAACCCTCCCCCACCCGAACTCGCCCCCAACTGCCAGGAGGCTGGAGTTCTCGGAGTCCTCCCGGGAGTGATCGGCTGTCTCCAGGCCACGGAGGCGATCAAGCTGATACTCGGAATCGGCACCCCACTGCGGGGCCGCCTACTCACGTACGATGCCTTAACCCAGGAGACGTTTCAGCTGCGAATCGCCAAAGACCCGGACTGCCAGTCGTGCGGATCCGAACCACCTGCGATTGTGGACTACGACGAAACCTGCCTGGTCCACTAG
- a CDS encoding glycosyltransferase, with product MDVAVLVDPETFLAGILASRRTRVVFDIHENIPAQILTKRLPFKKLVARLAQVVINAAERAGRITLAEPGYCDLFSADHPVFENYPRWESLPDPGDSDGSVVYIGDITEQRGALDLAEATGAAGLNLVMVGRCSPDLAVAIEESVISAGGTVEMTGRLPWRAAMQRLATAAVAVSPLRNTPNYRNSLPTKVLEYLGMGVPVVATDLPGTAQVLRGRPGVWLVPASDVVALRNAILDANNEVSRDAARAAVEIIRSEYEWPTERVRRFYSGVAGLPGMDPDR from the coding sequence GACATTCATGAAAACATTCCCGCCCAGATCCTGACCAAGCGGTTGCCCTTCAAGAAACTGGTCGCCCGACTGGCGCAGGTAGTCATCAACGCCGCTGAACGTGCCGGCCGCATAACGTTGGCCGAGCCTGGCTATTGCGACCTATTCAGCGCCGATCATCCCGTGTTCGAGAATTACCCGCGTTGGGAATCGTTGCCCGACCCCGGAGATAGCGACGGTTCCGTCGTGTACATCGGTGATATCACCGAACAGCGTGGAGCGCTCGATCTGGCCGAAGCGACTGGGGCAGCGGGACTCAATCTCGTCATGGTTGGGCGCTGTTCGCCAGATCTAGCCGTTGCCATCGAAGAATCGGTAATCAGCGCCGGAGGTACGGTTGAGATGACCGGCCGGTTGCCCTGGCGTGCGGCGATGCAGCGACTGGCGACGGCGGCCGTCGCCGTCTCTCCTTTGAGGAATACTCCGAACTATCGCAACTCCTTGCCGACCAAAGTTCTTGAGTATCTCGGGATGGGCGTTCCGGTGGTTGCGACGGACCTGCCAGGGACCGCGCAAGTACTACGGGGGCGTCCGGGAGTGTGGCTCGTCCCGGCCAGCGATGTAGTCGCGCTCAGAAATGCCATTCTCGACGCCAACAACGAGGTGTCGCGGGATGCCGCCCGGGCGGCTGTCGAAATCATACGGTCGGAGTACGAATGGCCAACCGAGCGGGTACGGCGGTTTTATTCTGGAGTGGCCGGTCTGCCGGGAATGGATCCTGATAGGTAA